The proteins below come from a single Chryseobacterium capnotolerans genomic window:
- a CDS encoding DUF4407 domain-containing protein, translating to MKTNQQTINQTNHKINWFQKFLMICSGGNIHILRKTPSEWNKFSGIGGIVLFTAVFATLSAGYAMYTVFDDIWTSIGFGILWGLMIFNLDRYIVSSIKKTGTWWNQILMSIPRLILATFLGIIISKPLELKIFEKEVNKQLNTIIQRNKKQLQGEMTGRILQQSGPFETEKKQIAEKTALYQQSYDSASVELEKEILGKESGLTSGKEGYGPNAKRKQQLKEQRRQDLENYQKQVAPRLEYLDKEISKVYTNLETERKSTETFEDKFNGFAARLQALDELGKNSAIIGLAATFIMGLFICLEISPVLVKLISHVGPYDYLLEKTENDFKLYSREKIEKGNALTDFRIDDFKDNLKK from the coding sequence ATGAAAACAAACCAACAAACTATAAATCAAACGAATCATAAAATAAATTGGTTCCAGAAGTTCCTCATGATATGCTCCGGCGGGAACATCCATATTTTAAGAAAGACTCCAAGTGAGTGGAATAAATTTTCCGGTATTGGAGGAATTGTCCTATTCACCGCAGTATTTGCAACTCTATCTGCGGGGTATGCTATGTATACAGTATTTGATGATATATGGACATCAATAGGATTTGGAATTCTGTGGGGATTAATGATTTTTAACCTCGACAGATATATTGTGTCTTCCATCAAAAAAACGGGAACATGGTGGAATCAGATTCTCATGTCTATTCCTCGTTTAATCCTTGCTACATTTCTAGGGATTATTATTTCAAAACCTTTAGAGCTTAAAATTTTTGAAAAAGAGGTAAACAAACAACTCAACACCATTATCCAAAGGAATAAAAAACAGCTTCAGGGTGAAATGACGGGAAGAATTCTTCAGCAAAGCGGCCCTTTTGAAACAGAGAAGAAACAGATCGCAGAAAAAACTGCTTTATATCAGCAATCATATGATTCTGCATCTGTAGAACTTGAAAAGGAAATTTTGGGAAAAGAATCTGGTTTAACCAGTGGAAAAGAAGGATATGGGCCTAATGCCAAGCGTAAACAACAATTGAAAGAACAACGCAGACAGGATCTTGAAAATTATCAAAAACAGGTAGCTCCAAGACTGGAATATCTGGATAAAGAAATTTCAAAAGTATATACCAATCTTGAAACAGAAAGAAAATCTACAGAAACATTCGAAGATAAGTTCAATGGTTTTGCAGCCCGACTTCAGGCATTGGATGAATTGGGTAAAAATTCTGCCATTATAGGACTGGCAGCTACATTTATTATGGGGCTTTTTATCTGTCTTGAAATCTCTCCCGTTCTGGTAAAACTTATTTCCCATGTGGGACCTTATGATTATCTCCTGGAAAAGACTGAAAATGACTTCAAGCTTTATTCCAGGGAAAAAATTGAAAAGGGAAATGCATTGACAGATTTCAGAATTGATGATTTCAAGGATAATCTAAAAAAATAA
- a CDS encoding AAA family ATPase translates to MYFSSMIIDKEEIQKKKKKLDDCKAYLKKEFIGIDKIIDDIMEYIQIWYLMPEILTRPVVINLWGMTGVGKTDLVRKMVRFLDFQNRFVEIELSNTDETSWSKSVSDILQTNGLSDEKPSIALFDEIQRFNTIDPDGIPVPQTKFTDFWELLSDGRLSKREREDLEHYLFSYLFRKKENDRRKLNGETELDENPYLNLWDAKELKKYLSMDDDVMSIIDMKEEDMIKLIRKKQKEKKIYEPVDYSKMLIIISGNLDEAFQMSRETSEADVDANIYHAFTKKITVVDIKNALARKFRPEQVARFGNIHLIYFSLKTEDFHKLIQREINNLKHKTKTKFGVSLKINKAINELIYRNGVFPVQGVRPVFSSVVDILDTNLSKFLFEAIIHDDKTIEINYLQESKIITGKIGDRTIEIPYLGRIDSIRQANQQDAVANISVHECGHAISYMLYTGFAPLQLKSKVASSYAAGFTFPHQIHDTKESLLNRVKIYLAGGIAEEIIFGNQHASIGRSHDREQATILAIDFIRKYGFEDDYQAAYNLEAYPHRMQQHITDERIEKLIQELAHKTREDLILHLDLLKSMSITLSEKGSMSPKEIYDIAAQHQLVVSIKEEGYLHITNYHDLLNS, encoded by the coding sequence ATGTATTTTTCATCTATGATTATTGATAAAGAAGAAATTCAGAAGAAAAAGAAAAAGCTGGACGATTGCAAAGCTTATCTTAAAAAAGAATTCATCGGCATAGATAAGATCATCGATGATATTATGGAATATATTCAGATCTGGTATCTGATGCCTGAGATTCTTACCCGTCCCGTGGTGATCAATCTATGGGGAATGACCGGAGTTGGAAAAACGGATCTGGTGAGAAAGATGGTTCGTTTTCTTGATTTTCAAAACCGTTTTGTAGAAATTGAATTAAGCAATACGGATGAAACATCCTGGAGTAAAAGTGTTTCAGATATCCTGCAGACTAACGGATTAAGTGATGAGAAACCCAGCATTGCCCTTTTTGACGAAATCCAACGTTTCAATACTATTGATCCGGATGGCATACCGGTTCCACAAACTAAGTTCACTGATTTTTGGGAGCTTTTGAGCGATGGACGCCTCAGCAAAAGAGAGCGGGAGGATCTTGAACATTATTTATTCTCTTACCTTTTCCGAAAAAAAGAAAACGATAGACGAAAGCTAAACGGAGAAACAGAACTGGATGAGAATCCTTACCTAAATCTATGGGACGCCAAAGAATTAAAAAAATACCTCAGCATGGATGATGATGTCATGAGCATCATTGATATGAAAGAGGAAGATATGATTAAGCTAATCCGCAAAAAACAGAAAGAAAAGAAAATCTATGAGCCGGTGGATTACAGCAAAATGCTTATCATCATTAGTGGAAACCTGGATGAAGCCTTTCAGATGTCAAGAGAGACCAGTGAAGCAGATGTAGATGCCAATATTTATCATGCATTCACTAAAAAAATAACGGTAGTTGATATTAAAAATGCTTTAGCCAGAAAATTCCGGCCTGAGCAGGTTGCCAGATTCGGGAATATTCATCTGATTTATTTTTCATTAAAAACCGAAGATTTTCATAAGCTGATCCAGCGGGAGATCAATAATCTGAAGCATAAAACCAAAACGAAATTTGGAGTTTCTTTAAAAATAAATAAAGCGATCAACGAACTGATCTACAGAAACGGAGTTTTTCCGGTTCAGGGAGTCCGCCCAGTATTCAGCAGCGTAGTAGATATCCTGGATACCAATCTTAGCAAGTTTCTTTTCGAAGCAATTATCCATGATGATAAGACTATCGAGATCAACTATCTTCAGGAAAGCAAGATTATTACCGGAAAAATTGGTGACAGAACTATTGAAATTCCATACCTGGGAAGAATCGACAGCATAAGACAGGCCAACCAACAGGATGCTGTGGCCAATATCAGTGTTCATGAATGTGGGCATGCGATTTCTTACATGCTCTATACAGGCTTTGCTCCTTTACAGCTTAAAAGTAAGGTAGCAAGCAGTTATGCAGCCGGGTTTACTTTTCCACATCAGATCCACGATACAAAGGAAAGTCTTTTGAATAGAGTCAAAATCTATCTTGCAGGGGGAATTGCCGAAGAAATTATTTTCGGAAACCAGCATGCCAGCATCGGAAGAAGTCATGACAGAGAGCAAGCAACAATCCTGGCTATTGATTTTATCAGAAAATATGGTTTCGAAGATGATTATCAGGCGGCTTATAATCTTGAAGCGTATCCTCACCGCATGCAGCAGCACATCACCGATGAAAGAATAGAAAAACTAATACAGGAGCTCGCACATAAGACAAGAGAAGATCTAATCCTACATCTTGATTTGCTTAAAAGTATGAGCATTACTCTTAGCGAAAAAGGAAGTATGTCTCCAAAGGAAATCTATGACATAGCTGCCCAACATCAATTAGTTGTGAGTATTAAAGAAGAAGGATATCTTCATATTACAAATTATCACGATTTATTAAATTCCTAG
- a CDS encoding DUF4252 domain-containing protein yields MKTFRIIVFSILVIGSLQSCIVSEKPNMDFFSDTRYDFKDAKFTSFNVPLLLAKPYIKKALRQDGESEELISLIKKVSKIKVLTVENGSKEMLNDYAKFLNNNRYEDWATIKHNGENVNLRVKQKGEAIKNMLITVNSDKELVFVDVKGDFTPDDISKMINAVSDK; encoded by the coding sequence ATGAAAACATTCAGAATTATTGTCTTCTCAATTTTAGTCATTGGCAGCCTTCAATCTTGTATTGTTTCTGAAAAACCCAATATGGATTTCTTTTCAGATACCAGGTATGATTTCAAAGATGCCAAGTTCACAAGCTTTAATGTGCCATTATTATTGGCTAAACCATACATCAAAAAAGCTTTAAGGCAAGACGGGGAAAGTGAAGAACTCATCAGCCTTATCAAAAAGGTTTCTAAAATAAAGGTTCTTACAGTAGAAAACGGAAGCAAAGAAATGCTGAATGATTATGCGAAATTTTTGAATAATAATCGTTACGAAGACTGGGCTACTATAAAACATAATGGCGAAAATGTTAACCTTCGTGTAAAGCAAAAAGGAGAGGCCATTAAAAATATGCTGATTACAGTGAATTCTGATAAAGAACTCGTTTTTGTGGACGTAAAAGGAGATTTTACTCCTGATGATATTTCAAAAATGATTAATGCTGTTTCAGATAAGTAA
- a CDS encoding KTSC domain-containing protein encodes MPSSVVNNFIYFPETEILRIIYQSGAVYDYFKVPLHIAENFGKASSKGKFLNKVIKPRFKYKKVK; translated from the coding sequence ATGCCTTCTAGTGTTGTTAATAATTTTATATACTTTCCGGAAACTGAAATATTAAGAATCATATATCAGTCTGGGGCTGTATACGACTATTTTAAAGTACCACTTCACATTGCTGAAAACTTTGGCAAGGCATCTTCCAAAGGGAAGTTTTTGAATAAGGTTATCAAACCAAGATTCAAATATAAAAAAGTGAAATAA
- a CDS encoding DUF4252 domain-containing protein — protein MKKLFIIFALAFSHFFNVYGQKDKFDQLFDKYQEVEGVTSIKIAKPMFGMLSSLNIDDSQLDQIKPLLSKINGLKILITENPEKGNTAEGRKVQSNMSQLSKDISSYLKNLNYNEIMSVNNAGAKVKFLSAEAKNGILDDLLLSIDGGSGESIFVMLDGKLSMDDVSKIINSSETKKSPISVTRNSLTSDNNSSYLNGEARNVGDFSGIQVSTGVNVIFKQEKPTSVKVIADSDKLEYIITKVENGVLRIYIDNKGVRNLRFKNLSVNVSSPRMESVDVSSGSNLTIVNSIQEKNMRIDASSGANITGDFKISNAATISVSSGSNVRAGITAGNIGIKSSSGSNMSLSGKADSGTIDISSGALCKADDLKFTYLETEATSGGNLTVNVSDKLKVRASSGGSVRYKGRPEIDANISKTSGGLLRPMD, from the coding sequence ATGAAAAAACTATTCATAATATTCGCTCTTGCTTTTTCCCATTTCTTTAATGTATATGGACAAAAAGATAAATTTGATCAACTCTTTGACAAATATCAGGAAGTAGAGGGAGTAACTTCCATTAAGATTGCCAAACCGATGTTCGGAATGCTCAGCAGTCTCAATATTGATGATTCCCAGCTGGATCAGATAAAACCGTTATTGTCAAAGATCAACGGACTTAAGATCCTTATCACGGAAAATCCGGAGAAAGGAAATACTGCCGAAGGACGTAAGGTTCAGAGTAACATGTCTCAATTGAGTAAGGATATTTCTTCTTATTTAAAGAATCTGAACTACAACGAAATCATGTCCGTAAATAATGCGGGAGCAAAGGTAAAATTCCTTTCTGCAGAAGCTAAAAACGGTATTCTGGACGATCTGTTGCTAAGTATTGACGGCGGAAGCGGGGAAAGTATTTTTGTAATGCTTGACGGAAAACTGTCTATGGATGATGTAAGCAAGATTATTAATTCCAGCGAAACGAAAAAGAGCCCGATCTCTGTCACAAGAAATAGTCTTACTTCTGATAATAATTCATCTTACCTTAACGGGGAAGCCAGAAATGTAGGTGATTTTTCAGGAATTCAGGTAAGTACTGGTGTCAATGTAATCTTTAAACAGGAAAAACCAACCAGTGTAAAAGTAATTGCAGATTCAGATAAATTAGAATACATTATTACCAAAGTGGAGAATGGTGTTCTAAGAATTTATATTGATAATAAAGGGGTAAGAAACCTGAGATTTAAAAATTTAAGTGTTAATGTATCTTCTCCAAGAATGGAAAGTGTTGATGTTTCATCAGGTTCTAATCTTACCATTGTAAATTCTATTCAGGAAAAAAACATGAGAATTGATGCTTCATCCGGAGCTAATATTACCGGTGATTTCAAAATCTCAAATGCGGCAACTATTTCAGTGTCATCAGGATCTAATGTGAGAGCTGGAATAACGGCCGGAAATATAGGAATCAAAAGTTCAAGCGGATCTAATATGAGTTTGAGCGGGAAAGCAGATTCCGGAACGATAGATATCAGCAGCGGAGCCTTATGTAAAGCAGATGATTTAAAATTCACTTACCTTGAAACGGAAGCCACTTCCGGAGGAAATCTTACCGTAAACGTATCGGATAAATTAAAAGTAAGAGCATCTTCAGGAGGATCTGTGAGATATAAAGGAAGACCGGAAATCGATGCGAATATCAGTAAAACCTCTGGAGGACTGCTAAGACCAATGGATTAA
- the guaB gene encoding IMP dehydrogenase yields MSIHNKIVETAITFDDVLLVPSYSEVLPNQVSLKSRLTDKITLNVPIVSAAMDTVTEADLAIALARVGGLGFIHKNMTIAEQAAQVNRVKRSENGMISDPVTLSKDHTLGEARELMAKYKISGLPVVDPNNVLIGIITNRDVKYQENLDVKVEEIMTKDNLITSDKNTNLEKAKEILLKNRVEKLPIVDAENKLVGLITIKDIDNQLEYPNANKDQNGRLIVGAGVGVGEDTLERIEALVKAGVDIIGIDSAHGHSIGVLNKIKEIRQVYPDLDIVGGNIVTAEAAKDLIEAGANVLKVGVGPGSICTTRVVAGVGVPQLSAIYNVYEYAQTKNIAVIADGGIKLSGDIVKAIASGAGAVMLGSLLAGTDEAPGEEIIFQGRKFKTYQGMGSLSAMKRGGKERYFQSEAKKFVPEGIEGRVPSKGKLEEVIFQLVGGLRAGMGYCGAKDIETLQKDSKLVMITGSGLKESHPHDVIITQEAPNYSL; encoded by the coding sequence ATGTCTATTCATAACAAAATTGTAGAGACAGCCATCACTTTCGATGACGTTCTTCTAGTCCCTTCTTATTCAGAAGTTTTACCTAACCAGGTTTCTTTAAAATCAAGACTTACCGATAAAATCACGCTGAATGTTCCGATAGTTTCCGCTGCAATGGACACTGTTACAGAGGCAGATTTGGCGATTGCATTGGCAAGAGTTGGTGGTTTAGGTTTCATCCATAAAAATATGACGATCGCAGAACAGGCTGCACAAGTAAACAGAGTAAAACGTTCCGAAAATGGAATGATCTCTGACCCTGTAACGCTTTCAAAAGATCATACTTTAGGTGAAGCTAGAGAATTAATGGCTAAATATAAAATATCTGGCCTTCCCGTGGTTGATCCCAATAATGTATTAATCGGAATTATCACAAACAGAGACGTAAAATATCAGGAAAACCTTGATGTAAAGGTTGAAGAGATCATGACTAAAGATAACCTGATCACCTCTGATAAAAATACCAATCTTGAGAAAGCAAAAGAAATTCTTCTTAAAAACAGAGTTGAAAAACTTCCTATTGTAGATGCTGAAAACAAATTGGTTGGTCTAATTACCATTAAAGATATCGATAATCAGCTTGAATACCCAAATGCAAACAAAGATCAAAACGGTAGATTAATCGTTGGTGCAGGTGTTGGAGTGGGCGAAGATACATTGGAAAGAATCGAGGCTCTTGTAAAAGCAGGAGTTGATATCATTGGTATTGATTCTGCTCACGGACATTCTATTGGAGTTTTAAATAAGATCAAAGAAATCAGACAAGTATATCCGGATTTGGATATCGTTGGTGGAAATATCGTAACAGCTGAAGCGGCGAAAGATCTTATTGAAGCTGGAGCAAACGTTCTGAAAGTAGGTGTTGGTCCTGGTTCTATTTGTACAACACGAGTGGTTGCTGGAGTTGGGGTTCCTCAATTATCTGCGATCTATAACGTTTACGAATATGCTCAGACTAAAAATATTGCAGTAATTGCTGACGGAGGTATTAAACTGTCAGGAGATATCGTAAAAGCAATTGCGAGTGGAGCAGGAGCAGTGATGTTAGGATCTCTTTTAGCAGGAACTGATGAAGCTCCGGGTGAAGAAATCATTTTCCAAGGTAGAAAATTCAAAACATACCAAGGGATGGGAAGCCTTTCTGCTATGAAGAGAGGAGGAAAAGAAAGATATTTCCAAAGTGAGGCTAAAAAATTCGTTCCGGAAGGAATTGAAGGAAGAGTACCAAGTAAAGGGAAATTGGAAGAAGTTATTTTCCAGTTAGTTGGAGGATTAAGAGCAGGAATGGGATATTGTGGAGCTAAAGATATTGAAACTTTACAGAAAGATTCCAAATTGGTAATGATTACAGGAAGTGGTTTGAAAGAGTCACACCCACACGATGTGATTATCACCCAGGAAGCTCCAAACTATTCTTTATAA
- a CDS encoding phage tail protein produces MKNLLYASTLFMISVFSPILKAQASEPFVGQIAFVAFNFAPKNWAECNGQLMSIAQNQALFSLLGTTYGGDGITTFALPDMRGRVLVHNGQAPGGPTTYTMGQNGGAESVTLTVTQMPAHNHTVNAVTTDGNQNLPTGNLPANTKVLDKEYSDAATNTTMKSTMLNNTGGNQAHENRPPFITLKCIIALYGVYPSQN; encoded by the coding sequence ATGAAAAATTTACTTTATGCATCTACACTGTTTATGATCAGTGTATTTTCTCCTATACTAAAAGCTCAGGCATCAGAACCATTTGTAGGACAAATTGCTTTTGTTGCTTTTAATTTTGCACCGAAAAATTGGGCAGAATGTAATGGGCAACTTATGTCAATTGCCCAAAATCAAGCTCTTTTTTCTCTTTTGGGAACTACTTATGGAGGAGACGGAATTACAACCTTTGCATTACCCGACATGAGAGGAAGGGTACTTGTACACAATGGGCAAGCTCCCGGAGGACCTACCACTTACACGATGGGGCAGAATGGCGGTGCTGAGAGCGTCACTTTAACAGTAACTCAAATGCCTGCTCACAATCATACAGTAAATGCAGTAACTACTGATGGTAACCAAAATCTGCCTACAGGAAACCTTCCCGCCAATACAAAAGTTTTGGATAAAGAATATTCGGATGCAGCAACAAATACTACAATGAAGAGCACGATGCTGAACAATACCGGAGGAAATCAGGCTCATGAAAACAGACCTCCGTTTATTACTCTGAAATGTATTATTGCATTATATGGAGTATACCCATCACAAAATTAA
- a CDS encoding T9SS type A sorting domain-containing protein translates to MKILYLLCLALAGSASAQTITFNGCHNLFEDQDFTFNKTGVDAFNKNIYMTTPINDQQPCGGLGNCEFKIQWNNALTRWEFLGDEGDGTFTTPDLIYYNSTGNNSLPIPPGNNAGTWIENTAVTTGQCSGNLTPNNSIMTGDVQGPALGIQEVSKDKIQVFPNPVSDFIQISGIKDGQIIQIYNIDGRLVKSEIFNSKIDVSELTSGAYVLKITTREFQFYEFKFIKK, encoded by the coding sequence ATGAAAATTCTTTACTTACTATGTCTGGCACTCGCAGGCTCAGCTTCAGCCCAGACAATCACTTTTAACGGATGTCATAATCTCTTTGAAGATCAAGATTTTACCTTCAACAAAACAGGAGTAGATGCTTTTAACAAAAACATCTATATGACAACCCCTATTAATGATCAGCAGCCTTGTGGTGGATTGGGTAACTGTGAGTTTAAAATTCAGTGGAACAATGCACTTACAAGATGGGAATTCCTTGGTGATGAAGGAGATGGTACTTTTACAACTCCCGATTTAATTTATTACAACTCAACAGGGAATAATTCCCTTCCTATACCGCCAGGCAATAATGCTGGAACATGGATTGAAAACACTGCGGTAACCACCGGCCAATGCAGTGGTAACTTAACACCTAATAATTCTATAATGACAGGTGATGTACAGGGTCCCGCACTTGGAATACAAGAAGTTTCTAAAGACAAAATTCAAGTTTTTCCTAATCCTGTTTCAGATTTCATCCAAATTTCAGGAATTAAGGATGGACAGATTATCCAGATTTACAATATTGACGGTCGACTTGTAAAATCCGAAATATTCAATTCAAAAATTGATGTTTCAGAACTTACTTCAGGTGCTTATGTGTTAAAAATTACAACCAGAGAATTTCAATTCTATGAGTTTAAATTCATAAAAAAATAG
- a CDS encoding GEVED domain-containing protein codes for MKKTFLYGAALFSLSLTAQQQPPKQKLCGFDQLLKQQDKENPGARIALENIARKIQLEQKKNPSAFNKTVNGVYEIPVVVHVIEGGDGAFSRTNAQIQAWIENANKMYAGTYPWPSNGVPGDFGTSAVFPIKLVLAKRTPQCTETTGIVRYNGSSLPGYATSGMAQYTPNGATRAAIKNLAPHWPEASYFNIYLISMFDGDTNQDSGLMGFATFPNSPDNQYESFMKAGTVTNLHDTTFAHEFGHAMGLYHTFEGGDYQVPSTSPDYCPPTTGDCTKDDDMVCDTERAGAAYLTYPPTNAQINPCTQANYQGVQYNMMNYTNSIAQKFTPGQGDKINGLFMLVRSNLTTSKGATALSGTTVSTVPIAAVCLPSGVAHAPSTGTLVGPISVKLGQINNATAGSWAGDPYYYIDYTSKNCLANVHTTLGVNQSQNIQVGFVGNDQSVRVWIDYNNNGTFEDSELVASGDDVAIDPVTEIGAFSASFTPPASAVLGTPLRMRVLVDYADPAQMIACGQLNYGQAEDYSVTLVSNLGTNEVKTNNTDLMIYPNPVATGDKVFIKAKNAKNLKVSISDMAGRLVGSPSVSEEGNGIYKVNQQLGKGVYMIQVSNGKDSKTSKLIIK; via the coding sequence ATGAAGAAAACTTTCCTTTATGGAGCCGCGCTATTTTCGCTTTCATTAACAGCTCAACAACAGCCACCTAAACAGAAACTATGTGGATTTGATCAGCTTTTAAAACAACAGGACAAAGAAAACCCAGGAGCAAGAATAGCTCTTGAGAATATTGCTAGAAAAATTCAGTTAGAACAGAAAAAGAATCCATCAGCTTTTAATAAGACCGTAAATGGAGTTTATGAAATTCCGGTTGTTGTACACGTAATTGAAGGAGGAGATGGTGCATTTAGCAGAACGAATGCACAGATTCAGGCTTGGATTGAAAATGCTAATAAAATGTATGCAGGGACTTATCCATGGCCCTCTAATGGGGTACCGGGTGACTTTGGTACTTCTGCTGTATTTCCTATTAAGCTGGTACTGGCAAAAAGAACCCCACAATGTACAGAAACAACAGGTATTGTAAGATATAACGGAAGCTCTTTGCCTGGATATGCCACTTCCGGAATGGCCCAGTATACACCAAATGGTGCAACAAGAGCTGCTATTAAGAATTTAGCTCCACATTGGCCCGAAGCTTCTTATTTTAATATTTATTTAATAAGTATGTTTGATGGAGATACAAATCAGGACTCAGGATTGATGGGATTTGCAACATTTCCAAATTCACCAGATAACCAGTACGAGTCTTTCATGAAAGCAGGAACAGTTACCAATTTACATGATACAACTTTTGCTCATGAGTTTGGGCATGCTATGGGATTATATCATACATTCGAGGGAGGAGACTACCAGGTTCCAAGTACAAGTCCAGATTATTGCCCTCCTACTACGGGAGACTGTACTAAAGATGATGACATGGTTTGTGACACAGAAAGAGCGGGAGCTGCTTATTTAACTTATCCTCCAACAAACGCTCAGATTAACCCATGTACACAAGCTAACTATCAGGGAGTACAGTATAATATGATGAATTATACCAATTCCATAGCTCAGAAATTTACTCCGGGGCAAGGTGATAAAATAAACGGTCTTTTTATGCTGGTTAGAAGCAATTTGACAACATCAAAAGGAGCAACTGCACTATCTGGAACTACTGTCTCTACTGTTCCGATTGCTGCGGTATGCCTTCCTTCTGGAGTTGCTCATGCACCATCAACTGGAACGTTGGTCGGTCCTATTTCTGTCAAATTAGGACAAATTAATAATGCTACTGCCGGTTCTTGGGCTGGAGATCCTTATTATTACATTGATTATACATCAAAGAATTGTTTAGCGAATGTTCATACAACATTAGGTGTTAATCAATCACAGAATATACAGGTTGGTTTTGTTGGAAATGATCAGTCTGTAAGAGTTTGGATAGATTATAACAATAACGGTACATTTGAAGATTCTGAATTGGTTGCATCTGGAGATGATGTGGCAATTGACCCAGTTACTGAGATCGGAGCCTTTTCTGCCTCTTTTACACCTCCTGCAAGTGCAGTATTAGGTACACCTTTAAGAATGAGGGTTTTGGTTGATTATGCTGACCCTGCACAAATGATTGCATGTGGACAGCTAAATTATGGGCAAGCTGAGGATTATTCTGTAACATTAGTTTCAAATCTTGGAACTAATGAAGTAAAAACTAATAATACTGATTTAATGATTTATCCTAATCCTGTTGCTACGGGAGATAAAGTTTTCATCAAGGCTAAAAATGCTAAAAATTTGAAAGTTTCAATTTCTGATATGGCAGGAAGACTGGTTGGAAGTCCATCTGTATCTGAAGAAGGAAATGGAATTTATAAAGTAAATCAACAACTTGGAAAAGGGGTTTATATGATTCAGGTTTCTAATGGAAAAGACAGCAAAACTTCTAAGCTGATCATCAAATAA
- a CDS encoding RNA polymerase sigma factor gives MTQETFKNTVFILKDEMYRFAKRFVMSSDEAEDVVQDIMMKFWQKRDELGQFGNLKSYALKSVRNECLNRLKHHDVKIGFADMQLHRSELYSMEVDNLKEHIVGFINQLPEKQKQVIHLKDVEEYDVSEISEMLEMEENAVRVNLMRARQKVKEQISQLMSYEKDQLQDKYDEIFREIKEEKMEWSFDDFLQQAESTTSEDHTTPIIPLDEKKKPSFPKWFWMAASVMLVFGIGFFLKNNSGAEVQDKENMVKNEVLKQKSGFIEENHNHQEQVAVNHTDSISGTKKDSIFQDNHVAEKDVMDEILPKRGRLKKEKKPRYADNSSFNNKTKDSTGYKNSYVIVNGKRIDNVEEAINVTKYSFQIFANNVSEKLAQPTVVDDDY, from the coding sequence ATGACCCAAGAAACTTTCAAGAATACGGTGTTTATTCTCAAAGACGAGATGTATCGTTTTGCGAAGCGATTCGTCATGAGTAGTGATGAGGCAGAAGATGTAGTGCAGGATATTATGATGAAGTTCTGGCAGAAAAGGGATGAACTGGGGCAGTTTGGGAACTTAAAATCCTATGCGCTGAAGTCTGTCCGGAACGAATGCCTGAACCGCCTGAAGCATCACGATGTGAAGATAGGCTTTGCGGATATGCAGCTTCACCGGTCGGAGCTTTACAGTATGGAAGTTGATAACCTTAAGGAACATATTGTAGGATTTATCAATCAGCTCCCCGAAAAACAGAAGCAGGTGATCCACTTGAAAGATGTAGAAGAGTACGATGTTTCCGAAATTTCTGAGATGCTGGAAATGGAGGAAAATGCAGTAAGGGTAAACCTTATGCGGGCAAGACAAAAAGTAAAAGAACAAATCTCACAACTGATGAGCTATGAAAAAGATCAATTACAAGATAAATACGATGAAATCTTCCGGGAGATAAAGGAAGAAAAAATGGAATGGAGCTTTGATGACTTCCTTCAGCAGGCTGAAAGCACAACCTCTGAAGACCATACAACGCCAATTATTCCTTTAGATGAAAAGAAAAAACCCTCTTTTCCCAAATGGTTCTGGATGGCAGCCAGTGTAATGTTGGTCTTTGGAATCGGTTTTTTCCTTAAAAATAATTCGGGAGCAGAGGTTCAGGATAAGGAAAACATGGTGAAAAATGAAGTGTTGAAACAAAAGTCCGGGTTTATTGAAGAAAACCATAATCATCAGGAACAAGTGGCAGTGAATCACACCGATTCTATTTCAGGAACCAAAAAAGATTCCATTTTTCAGGATAATCATGTGGCTGAAAAAGATGTAATGGATGAAATCTTACCAAAAAGAGGAAGACTGAAAAAGGAAAAAAAACCAAGATATGCTGACAATTCCTCTTTTAATAATAAAACTAAAGATTCTACAGGATATAAAAATTCTTACGTTATTGTCAACGGAAAAAGAATTGATAATGTAGAAGAAGCAATTAATGTAACAAAATACTCATTCCAGATATTTGCAAATAACGTTAGTGAAAAATTGGCACAGCCTACGGTGGTAGATGATGATTATTAA